The Desulfuromonadaceae bacterium genome segment GAAATGTCGGTTCCGGGTAAAAACGGCAGGGCGGAGGGGAGCACCTCGGCAAAGAGGACAAGAAAAAAACCTATCGAGATACTCGTCCAGACGCGGGCGTTACCGAGACTGAAGTAGAATGAAACCAGGCTGGCAATCAGCCAGAGCATGATCTGCATAATGTACCAATCCATGCACGATTCTCCTCAAGGGGGTCAATATTACCGCTATCAATTATCTGCAATTAGCTGTGCAGGAAGGGTTTAATGCCGCGTCGCATGTCGTTGACCATTCCTTTGACGGTGCTCGGACCGGCGACCAGCTTGGCCCCGATGGAGAGTTGCGAGAAAAAGTTCTCGAAATCATCTTCTTTAAAAACCAGCTTGCCGTTGACGGCTTTGGAAAACTCCTTTTCTACCAGCGACGCACCCACTTTACCGATGCGTTGCCCCGCCGTCTCTTTCAGCATGGTGAGCAGGCGTTCCTTGCGCTGCGCGGTCTGTTGCGTCGAGTTTTGCAGCTGTTCTTCCTGCGCCCTGCGGCGTTGTGCGGCGAGGGCGTCGCGGGTCTTGATCCACAACTCCGTCAAGTTTGCCGATTCCATCAGGTCGGTCAGTTCGTCCAGTGCCGCCTTGCTGGTGGACAGGACATCCACTTTGGCACCGGGGAGTCTCGCCACTGACATCGAGGTGTCGGCGCTCATCTCGATATCGGTCGAGCCGTCATGAAAGAACCCCAACGGATCGCCGTCACGATAAAAGATCAGCGCGGTGCGGTCAGCCGTATAGATGCGCAGACAACCGGTCATGCGCTCGGTCTTGACCTTGCTGAGTAATCCGCGGATATCGATAATGTTGAGGTCCTGAGCACGGTAGAGCATTTCGCCGTGCAACAGAGCATGGATACTCAGCGCCAGATCAGCCGAAAGTTTAAA includes the following:
- a CDS encoding GTPase-activating protein; translated protein: MFQLPRGNPVKENLNPGKINLPEAFAKLHVGNFTGYLRFDATVGTGIVIFANGKLISSLFKEEGRQVVAYDALTRIFNQALKGRATLNIFKLSADLALSIHALLHGEMLYRAQDLNIIDIRGLLSKVKTERMTGCLRIYTADRTALIFYRDGDPLGFFHDGSTDIEMSADTSMSVARLPGAKVDVLSTSKAALDELTDLMESANLTELWIKTRDALAAQRRRAQEEQLQNSTQQTAQRKERLLTMLKETAGQRIGKVGASLVEKEFSKAVNGKLVFKEDDFENFFSQLSIGAKLVAGPSTVKGMVNDMRRGIKPFLHS